The stretch of DNA CATTCTTCTCGCTATGTCGGTCAACAATTTGTTATGCGTCTTAATTCAGAATTATCTGATGAAATAGTAGACCAATTAAATCAAGATTTTGCTGATATTTTAACTCACGGAAAAATCGAAAAAAGTACCGCTTTACCAGGAGAAAAGTGGGATGAAAGTGTAGATTTACCTAGGCTAGTTTTTTATTTTAATCAAAAAAATTTGGGTCGTTTATATCAAATGATTGCTCAAATAAATCAATTAGGTTTAGTTTCTTTGGCAACGGAACATCCTGAAATTAAGTAATTATATGTTGATGGTCAATTAATAACTGTAGATACGTAACATATTACGTCTTTACTTTACGCCATGCTTGATAAAGCCAATTGAGTACAATTATAATTTGTTGAGTTTGTTTTAATTGTAATTGTAACAGTTGATATTTTTGTCGAACCTGAGCAAGATTGTTTTTGTTTTGAATCAAGACATTAGGAGTAGTGACTAAAATAGAATGAATAAAAATTTCACAATTGTTTAATTCATGAGCAATTAAACTTAATTTTTGGCGTAATTGCCAAATTTTAATAGCTAAATATAAATTAAATAAAGTTATGATTAAATTAACAATAATTGTAAAAATAAGCATTATTTTCCCATTTACTTGGGTTAATTAACTATGTTATAGCAGTTCTCACGCTCTATGGAGTACATCCTAAAATATGGATTTTTGTTGATTGTTTATCGTTAATTGTTAATTGTTAGTCGCTACGCGCACCTTCGGTGAGGTTGATTGTTGATCTCTCATAATTAGTAATTAGTAATTAGTAACTGATAATGGTGTACCTTACTAAGGTGAGAAACGCTATATCTGTTAGAGGTAAGAGTTTTTGACACTCCCACGGGTGAACCGCGTGGAATTCTCGCCTCGCAACCTCTTAGCTAGTACAGCCTAATCACTTATACCCCGCCAGACCGATTACGCGAGTATTTTGGTTTAAACTCCACTGGCTGCCCGACAGTAGAGGAGGACTCGACGGCGACGGGGCGTACAAGGTTCCGAGGAGCCCTCCTGCACACAGCCGTTCAGGTTTCCTCGCCGTATTGAAGTCCGTGAGGACAATATTGTGGCTTATTGCCGAAAAAATATATTTGGCTTATTTAAGGAAAACCTTGGCAAACCTCTTGTTCAGCGTCTTCTAGTATTTTGGTATATACCAGTTCGACGCACTGACACGCCTACTTCTGGGCTTTTGAGTAGTAGTATATCATAGTTGAGCGAGTGCGGTCTTGAGCGAGAGGGATGCCGAACTTGGTTTGAGTCACACGCGTTGACGGCAGATTTATCACTTCGCCTTGTAGTTTTTAAAGGACATTTGAAAAGATTATTTCTGATAAATTACTTTTACTAGATGATTTGGATTAAATTTATGAAACTACTAGTTATAAGTAATGGTCACGGAGAAGATGTTATTGCTGTTCGTATTGTAGAAAAACTTAAAGTTAATCTTCCTAATTTAGAAATAGCTGCTTTACCAATTGTTGGTGAAGGTAATGCTTATATTAAAAATAATATTGCCCTGGTCGGTCAAGTAAAACAAATGCCTTCTGGTGGTTTTATTTATATGGATAGTAAACAATTTTGGCGCGATCTTCAAGGTGGTTTACTTAAGCTAACTTTAGCCCAATTGAAGATCATACGACAATGGAGTAAAAGTGGTGGTTTCATTTTAGCAGTAGGAGATATTGTTCCTTTATTGTTTGCGTGGTTAAGTAATACTAATTATGCTTTTGTTGGAACTGCTAAATCAGAATATTATTTAAGAGATGAACAAGGATGGTTAAACCGTACTTCTTGGTTAGAACGCTGGTTTGGTTCAGTTTATCTGCCTTGGGAACGTTGGTTAATGAGTCGCGATCGCGCCTTAGCAGTTTTTCCCAGAGATGATTTAACTGCCGAAATTTTAAAACAGTGGTCTATTCCTGTGTACAATTTTGGTAATCCAATGATGGATGGTATTGGTGAAGTAACAGAGATAAAAAAGTTAACAAGTTTAGCAGAAAAACAAACTCTATCTATTTTATTACTACCTGGTTCAAGAATGCCAGAAGCTTTAAATAATTGGCAACAAATTATTGACGCTACTTCAGAAGTTATTAAAACATTTTCATTACAATCAATTCTTTTTATTGCTGCGATCGCGCCAGGTTTAGAGATTTTACCTTTTCAAGAGTATTTATTGTGTCAGGGTTGGAATACAACTTCATTAGCAATTAATTCTCTTCCTATTAATGACCCTCAAGCTGTTATCTTTAGTAAAAAAAATGCTAGCTTAATTCTCACTCAGAATGCTTACAGCGAATCTCTACAACTTGCCGATCTAGCGATCGCAATGGCGGGTACGGCAACCGAACAATTTGTTGGTTTAGGTAAACCTGTCATTACTATGCCAGGAACAGGGCCTCAATTTACAGCTGCTTTTGCCGAGGCGCAAACTCGTTTATTAGGGATTTCAGTTATTTTAGTCGAAAAATCGAACCAAATAGCTCAAAAAATGCTATGTGTACTAAATAATGCAAAATTACTTGAATCTATTGCCATTAATGGTCAACAAAGAATGGGAAAACCAGGTGCTGCTGAGAGAATTGCTGAATGTTTACAACAAGTATTGTTGAAATAATTTAAAACTCTTCAATTATTATTATGTTAATTTTAGTTAACAATGCATAAAAAGCCTTATCTTAGCCAGAGTTAAACAACAAGTAAATCGTTTTAAACTGCTAATAATATTTTTGAACTATTAATGGCTGAGATTAAAAACGCAACCTTAAAGATTATTAATCAAAAAGATTTGGTTGAAATTAAGATTGGCTGTCATGTTTTTTGGACTCAAATGGAGTTATTCCTCAAAACAGAATATATTTTAGAAATTTATTTAAACGCCAATACTTTTACTAAAAATAGTTTGTTTCAAAAGTTTTTTGGTGATTTCAATTATATTCCTAACTTAATTAGTCCTGGTGAAGAAAACCCTTACTTGTTTCAAAAAAAATTAAACCTTGCCTTAAATGAACTAAAAAAAGAGTATCAGTTCAAGAATTTTACAGCTTTTTATGCTAGCCTAAAACTTTATCCCAAAATCAATGAATCAATTGCTGTTACTAATACAGTACAACTAGAGCTTTGAGAGCTTTTTAGTTATCAATAAATAATCAAATATTAAATTAAACAATGAATTTTCAAGCTCAATCAAACTATCAAATTTGGCAAAATAAAGATTTAGCTCATACTTATTTATCAGGAGTCAGAAGTGCGATTCCTTTAGCAAAAGAACAAATTGATTGTCTGTTGAGAATTATTAATCTAACTCAAATAAAAGTTAGTAATTTTTTAGATTTAGGTTGTGGAAATGGTATTTTAAGTCAAGCAATTTGGCAACAATATCCTCAAGCTACAGGAGTATTACTAGATTTTTCTGAAGCCATGCTACAAGAGGCTAAAACTAATCTAAATTCAAAAGTTTATCATGGTATTTTTATTAAACAAGACTTTGGATTAACTCATTGGACTGATGCAATAAAACAATTATCTCCTTTCGATGTGATTGTTTCTGGTTTTGCTATTCATCATCAGCCAGATGAAAGAAAAAAACAAATTTATCAAGAAATTTATCATATTCTTAAACCGGGCGGAGTGTTTTTAAATTTAGAACACGTTATTTCTCAAAGTAACTTTGGAGAAGAAGCTTTTAATGAATTATTTATTGAGCATCTTTACGCTTATCATCAACAACAAAATTCCACTCAATCAAAAGAAGAAATAGCACAACAATATTATCATCGACCTGACAAACAAGCTAATATTTTGGCTAGTGTAGAAAATCAATGTAATTGGTTAAGAGAAATTGGTTTTATCGAGGTGGATTGTTTTTTTAAAATCTTTGAACTAGCCTTATTTGGTGGAGTTAAAGCTAAAAAATAAATTATTACTTACTCAAATCAGATGAAATCGATTGTTAAAAAAGCAACAATATTATTATCTACTTATTATGCTCATATGCTTGAGTATCGAGCAGAGATTTTTTTGTGGGCATTATCAGGTTCGTTACCGATTATATTAATGGGAGTTTGGATTCAAGCTTCCCAATCTGGTAATTTTGGTTTAAGTTCTGTTGATTTTGCTCGCTATTTTTTTAGTATATTTTTAGTTAGGCAATTTACTACAATTTGGGTAATTTGGGAATTTGAGCGAGAAGTAATTGAAGGAAAACTTTCTTTTCATTTACTACAACCAATCGATCCAGTTTGGCATCATGTTGCTAGACATTTAGCTGAAAAATTAACTCGAATTCCTTTCATGTTTTTATTTTGTGGTTTATTTTTTCTGCTTTATCCCGATTCTTTTTGGATACCAAGTCTCAAAAATATTTTCTTATGTAGTCTGGCAATTGTGATGGCGTTCACTTTAAGATTTATTATTCAATATACTTTTGCCATCTTTGCTTTTTGGACAGAAAGAGCTAGTGCAATTCAACAATTTTGGTATTTATTTTATATTTTCTTATCAGGAATGATTGCACCTTTAGAAGTATTTCCTCCTGGGGTGAGAACTATTGTTGATTGGACTCCGTTTCCTTATTTGATGCATTTTCCTGCAGCACTTTTAGTAGGATTACCAACAGATTTTGTTCGTAGTAGTATGATTGTTTTAGGATGGGGAATAATCTTTTTTGTTGCTAATCGTTGGTTATGGAGAAAAGGATTAAAACAATATTCGGGAATGGGAGCTTAATTAAATACGGTTTTTTGTTAATAATTAACGAAATATAAATTTTGCGATCGCTTTAAAAAAATTCTAGAACACTTTAATACTTATGAAAATTTTTGAGTTATTCGATTAACGAAATCAGAAGCTTGAGAAATTAAATTTTCTTCGCAACTAATTTGAGAATTATTTTGTTGTTCAACTGCCTTAATAATTTCTGCTAAATCTGCGTTTCCTTTTCTCGCACCTAATCCATTAATTGAACACTCAATTTGTCTTGCACCAGTAGCTAAAGCAGCGATAGAATTTTCAACGGCTAAACCAAGATCATTGTGACAATGAACTGAAATTATTGCTCGATCTATATTGGAAACTTGATTGACAATCTTAGAAATTAAATTATAAAATTCTTCAGAAGATAAAGTTCCAAAACTATCAGGAATACAAATAGTTTTTGCACCACTATTAATTGCTAATTCTACTGCTTGACAAAGAAAATCTAGTTGAGCATTAACTGCATCGAAAGCTGACCATTGAATATCATCACAATAGTTTCGAGCTAAAGTAATACTATCTTGAATTAACTCTAAAATTTGTTGCTGGTCAAATTTAGATTGTATTTTAGTATTAACGTTAGTATAAATATTAATTCTTCCTCTAGATGCTGGTTTAATAGCTTCACCCAAAGTTTCAATTTCTTTAACTTTAGAACCAGCTAATCCACAAACAATAGACTTAGTAATTACTTGAGAGATAACAAAGACTTCATCAAAATCTTTTTTATAAAAGCCTGGATAACCAACTTCAATAATATCTACTTTTAACTCTTCTAATAGTTGAGCTAGTTGCATTTTTTGCTTAAGATTGATAATGACACCTGGAGTTAATTCTCCATCTCTCATCGTTGTATCAAAAAGAATTATTGGAGATTTCATTTTAAATCGTAATCAAATCTCAATTAACTAACTTTAGATTAATCATAATAAATTAAACAAAATAATTGTTAACTATCATAATTAAAAGTTGATTGCTATCCAAGATAAACAATCAACCCTCAACATAAACTTATCAATTTTAACGTTTACTACTAACCGATGTAGCAATGCTATACTTTCAACTGAATAAAGTATGATTGGTAATTAATACAATTTAAATTTTAAACCTATTACCAAATCTCCCTTATTCAACCAAGATAGCTATATTTTGTTTCTTATCTACTTTGATCTGACAAAGTTTTATTAATCATTAGCCGGCTGCTTGAGCAGGTTTTTGACTAGATGTTCTACTTATACTATTACTAGTGCGGGTAGATGCATCTTCTTCCATTGGTGCAAACTCAATGTGATTAAATAAAGTAGTCACAAAAGCAAATAACAAAAAGGGTAGAGATAAAACTAAAATAATCCCTACGGTAGCTAAAGCGTAAATTTGTCTAGTACTACTCCACAATGCCAAAGTAGTAGCAAGGCTGATAAATATTACAATCAACCATACAATAATCTGACCGTAGATATCGCCAAAAGTCAGAGTACAGATCATCCGATATTTATGCAAATCTTTATCCATGATTGTTTCTGATAATTCTCCTATTATGATTAGGTTAACGCTAGGAAGTTTAATCAGATGATATTTAAATATTTTCCAAAGGGTTGCAACATCTATTTACAATTTACCTAAACTGTCAAAATTTGTTTCAATTCTTAATTCTGAGAAAATTTTTGATTTTTTAGCCTTTTGTTGTTCATTGTAATAGGCTGTATAAAGAACGGGATACTTCAGGAATGTCCTGTCAATCAATTACAATGAGGGAAGAGTAACATGACGGCAAGTTCAGTGGTAGAAGGACGTGACTATACGTTAATTATTGACAAAAGTGGCAGTATGTCCACTAACGATCAACCAGGAGGAAAAACTCGCTGGGATGCAGCACAAGAATCTACTCTTGCTTTAGCTAGAACTTGCGAACAAATCGATCCAGATGGAATTACTGTCTATTTATTTTCTGGTAGATATCGCCGATACGATAATGTAACTTCTGATAAAGTCACTCAGATTTATCAAGAAAATGAACCGATGGGACGTACTGATTTAGCTAGTGTACTTCAAGATGCAGTAGACAACTATTTTAAACGAAAAGTAGCAGGAGAAGCTAAACCCAATGGCGAAACCATTTTAGTTATTACTGACGGCGAACCTGATGATTATAAAGCTGTCATGAGAGTTATTATCGAAGCTTCTCGTCAAATTGAGCGTGATGAAGAATTAGGTATTTCTTTAATTCAGGTAGGGAAAGATCGTAAAGCAACTCAATTTCTTAAAGCTTTAGATGATCAACTAGAATCTGCTGGTGCCAAGTTTGATATTGTCGATACAATCACGATAGATGATATGGAAGATATGACTTTAGCAGAAGTGTTATTAAACGCTATTCACGACTAAGTTTAAAAAGCGATCGCTGTGCTGTTGTTTGACAAGACATCAAGTTGAACCTTTGGCATTATTTTAAGATTTAATTAATCATTGTTTCTGTCTTGTTTATTAAAACTATCTAAGCTTTGCTCAAGCGCGATCGCTTTTCTTTCATAGTAAATATTAAGATATTTTAAATGATCAATATGTCTCAATCTGTACGAGTAGTTGCTCGTGTTATTGCTCTTCCTGACAAAATAGAACAACTGAAAGCAGTTTTAATGGAACTAATTGAACCGACTCGCGCTGAAGTTGGATGTATTCAATACGATTTATTGCAGAATACTTGCGATCCGACAGACTTTACTTTTGTGGAAGAATGGACTTCAACAGCAGCTTTAGAAACTCATCTTACTAGTCCTCATCTTCAGAAAGCTATTAACAAAATTAATGGTTTAGTCGCTCAAAAACCTGATATTCGTCGTTACGAACACATTAGTTGTGATTCTTAATTGATAATTGTACAGACGCGATATGTTGCGTTTTTACTGCTAACTGTAAACTTACCAATGCTTCCTCTTCTTCCTGCGGTTCTTCCTGTTAGCTTAATTATTTTAATTGGTTTTATTGCTGGTCGCACTTTACCATTAGATAATCAAACCGTTTCCAAAATAACTTTATATGTTTTATCTCCAGCCTTAGTTTTTGACAGTTTATACCGAACTACTCTTTCACTTAAAAGTACTCAAGATTTATTAATTGCTTTTGCTTTAACTTCTTGTACAACTTATTTATTAGTTTGGGTAATTAACAAAATTGGGAAACTTACACCTTCTTTACAAAAAGGTTTAATTGCTACGACAATTTTTTCTAACAATGGCAACATCGGTCTTCCTGTCGCTAATTTTGCTTTTGGCGCAGCAGGATTAGAACGAGCGGTGCTTTATATGATTGGTTCAAGCATTCTAATGTTTTGTTTTGGTCCTGCTATTCTTAAAGGCAAGGGACTTGATTATAGTACTCGTTTGATTTTAAAACTTCCTTTGTTTTGGTCAATTTTAGCAGCAGTTGGTTTACGTTTATTATCGTTTAAATTTCCTTTTCAAATTGATTTGGCTATTCAAGAATTAGGACAAGCTGCAATTCCTGTAGCTTTAGTTTTATTGGGAATGCAATTGTCTCATACTCAATTTGAACTAAGAATTAAAGAAATTTTTGCTGCAATGTTACGTTTATTGGTTGCTCCTTTGATTGCTTATTTTATTGGTTTAAATCTTCATTTAGAAAGTTTAAATTTGCAAATTTTAGTCTTACAAAGTGCGATGCCTACCGCAGTTAATTCTTTAGTTTTAGTCACTGAATTTGGTGGTGATGCCAATTTTGTTGCTCGCTCGATTGTGACTTCTACTGTGATGAGTTTTGTAACTCTTCCTTTAGTACTATGGTTATTGTCAATTTATATTTAATTAAAATTAAAACTAATTTATTAATTATTTAAACCCCAATCAACAAAAACCAAGATATTTTTGGTATTTTATCTCTCATTATTTAAAAATAAATGAAACCAAATTTTCAAGAGCAACACGCTATTATTACTGGAGGTTCTAGTGGAATTGGTAAAGCTACAGCCAAACTTCTAGCTCAACTAGGTGCTAATATTTCTATTATTGCTCGCGAACCCTACAAATTATCTCAAGCACAACAAGAAATTCAAGCCTCAACTATTAACTCTCAACAACAAGTTTTAACCTTTGCTGCCGACGTTAGCGATCGCATAGAAAATGAAACTGCAATTCAACAAGCGATCGCTCATTTAGGTAATCCCGATCTCTTAATTACTTCAGCAGGGATAGCCCATCCTGGTTATTTTACCGAAATTCCGCTCGAAATCTTTGAAAAAACTATGGCAGTTAATTATTTTGGCTCATTATATACTATCAAAGCCGTAATTCCTGCAATGGAAAAGCAAGGAAAAGGTCACATCGTCCTAATTTCTTCTGGTGCTGGTTTAATTGGTTTATATGGTTATACTCCTTACTCTCCAAGTAAATTTGCCCTGAGAGGATTAGCTGAAGCCCTCAGAGGCGAGTTAAAACCGAAAAATATTGCAGTATCGATTGTTTATCCTCCCGATACCGATACTCCACAACTGGCAGCCGAAAACCAAACCAAACCCGAAGCTACCAAAAAGATTACCAAAACTGCTCAAATTTGGCAACCAGAAGCTATTGCTCAAGAAATTATTAAAGGAATTAATCACCATCAATTTGCGATCGCACCAGGATTAGAAATAAATATCTTAAATCGCTTTCATAGTTTAATTGCGCCTTTATTAAATTGGTATTTTGATCGCATTGTTGAGCAAGTTAATCAATCTGCTAAGTGAAATAAATTAACTACAATTGGTGATGTCTTCTTTCCTCACTAAAATATTTTATAAACTAAAGTTAGTTTCAAAATCTTTTCTAGTTATCGGTTGATTAATAATTAATCCTTCGCCACCCAAAGTCTCTAAAGGTTTTCCTTCTACTTCAATCCATACCTTTGCGTCCGGATTTAAACTTGTCGCAGTATAGATTACTTGAGCTAATCTACCGCTCATAGCAGCACTACCGCCACCAGAAGTAAACTCTTGAGAAAGATTAATCCGAACGCCATCGGGTTTGGTTTGCAATCCAAGTAATTTGGTTTCTTTAGGAATAGTGGTAGTATACTTCTCACTATCAGGTCCTGACAGCAAATTTTTAAAAGCAGTTTCCAATACCTGATTTGGTTGTACCGACTTTTCAAAAGTCAAGGTAGTAGTAACCAATTCAATTTTATTTTCGGTAGGATTGAGCCAACAAATTTCTACTTGTTTTTCTTGCTTGACTGGTTCAGAAGTAACAGGAGGTTGAACTTCAGTAACAGGAGGATCATTAGCAACAGGAGGAACTGAAGATTGGTTACTCTGCTCCATAGCATATTTTGCCAACCAAGCTGTACCTCCGCCAAGGGCTAAAATAATACCTGCGATGCCAGCTACTAGGGGAAGAGAAAAACGACGACTTTGTTTCTGATTATGCATAGTAGTTTTCCTAATTGAGAAAAAGCTGCTGATTAGTAGTCGAAATTATAGATAATGTAGTCGAAATATAGATAATAAAGTTGCACTAACTCAACTGTTATTTAATCGAGTTTACTAAATTTGAGTCAAAAGTTTCCATTCTGACAAAACCTGCTAGTGCAATTTGCTGTTGATCTATTTCTAATTGTAAAAGTCGAGCAAAAATCCCGTTTTCCTCCAAAGTATTTAAATCTAAGCGATCGCTTATTCCTTGAGCAAATCCCGTTAACAGTCTAGCCGACATTGGACGACCATTTACGATACCAATCGGCTCAACTAACTCTATTTTTCTTCCTGCTACGGTTTTTATCCCCCACTCCAGCTTAAGATTTAATTCTGATTTGCTTTCCTCATCATCTGTTGAACAACTTTGAACCCGATTTTGATGAGCAAAAGAACGACATAAACTAACAGCCAAACTCAAACGATTGCCGTCTTGTAATTCTAGACGAGGATTGATTAACTGATAACTAATAGAAGAGCCTGCTTTACGAGCTATCAAACGATTTAAAGCTTCTTGCAGTTGATTTTGTATTGCTGGTGACTGCAAAGCTCGATTGAGGTCTGCTTCAGTTAAAATTATGCGTACTCCTCCTTGTAGAGGTTGATTTAAAGAAGTTCGCAGTTGTTCTAAATTACCTTTTGATAAATCTTGTAGCTTGACATCGATTGAGTCTGTTTCCAATTCTAAGGTATCAATTCTTAATCCTGGTTGGACTTCTACACCCCGACTCGCCAGTTTAATTCCTCCCAACTTACCAAACACTAGTTGATAACTGGGAGAATTTTCAATTCTAATTGCTAACTCTTCTACCTTGGTCAAATTAGCACTCAAATTATTACTGGCAAGACGTTCAATCGCCCAACCTCCAGGAACTAAAATCGAAAAAAATCCTGCAAGCAGAATGGTTAAAAGTTCCATTAGTAAAAATTTAATCGGGATTAACCCACATTAAAGTTTGTCCGTATTCTACTGGTTCACCATTTTGTACCAAGATTTCCATCACTTGTCCAGAAACTTCAGCTTCAATTTCATTCATCAGCTTCATTGCTTCTATGATACAAACTGTCTGGCCTTTACTAATTCTATCTCCTGTATCGACAAAAGGTGATTCATCTGGTGCAGGAGCGCGATAAAAAGTTCCTACCATAGGAGAAGTAATTTCTACCCATTTTTTATCTATTGCAGGTGCTGGAGAAGTTTCTGGAGTAGAATTTGATAAAACTACAGATTTAGAAGGAACAGGAGGCGGAACAACTTCCGTTACCCCAGGAGTTACTATTGTAGTTGCTGTAGGGGCAATATTTGTCCCCTTGCGTACCATCAATTCAAACTCGTCACTTTTTAAGGTTAACTCTGCAATATCAGTTTGAGCGATCGCTGATAATAACTCTCTAAGTTCTTGAAAATTTATAGACACAAACTATACAACCTAAATTTCTAGCGACTGGTTAGGTTTCGGAGCAATTATATTTTAGCCCCAGCAACCATAATTAAGAGTTGATAACCAAGAAGATAACTCCAAAAAAAATAGAGTTATTCCCTTCCTAAATAAGAGCCATCGCGAGTATCGACTTTAATTCTTTCGCCAATGGAAATAAATAGTGGTACCATTACTTGCGCTCCGGTTTCAACTATAGCGGGTTTCGAGCCTCCTGTCGCAGTATCTCCCTTTACGCCAGGATCGGTATCAACTACTTCTAAAACTACCGAAGTAGGTAAATCAACTTCCATAACTTGCCCGTTCCAAAACAGCACATTAACTTCCATTTCTTCTTTAATGTACTGGACGCGATCGCCAATTTGAGCCGGAGTTAGCCGAGCTTCTTCGTAAGTTTCCATGTCCATAAAGACAAGATCATCTCCTTCTTTATAGGTATGTTGCATCGTTCTTTTTTCTAAATTAGCTTGAGGAACAGTTTCCCCCGCCCGAAATGTCCGTTCAACAACACTCCCTGTTTGAACATTTTTTAACTTAGTTCTTACAAATGCAGAACCTTTACCTGGTTTAACATGAAGAAACTCTACTACTCGCCAGACAGAACCATCTAACTCGATGCTTACGCCAGTGCGAAAATCATTACTAGAAATCATGCAGCTCTTAATACCCAGTCTAGAAAGATCAAAATTCCATTCTACCTGATGAGTGGGTCTCTCTTAATTTAGTAACAATAATAAAAATATTTATGCTTAGTTACTCTTAGGTTTGAAGTTAATAGTAAAGAAATGTTGACAAGAGTAATTAAGAACTAAGAACATACACCTTAGTATGCTTTCTTCTGTGTGAGTAAGAGCAATTAATAAATTTATGAAAACTAAAACAAAAAGTTGGTATCAACTTTTACTCAAAACAACTACTGCTGCTATTTTAGCTCTGCTAATGTTTTTGAGTAGCAGTTTGGTGAATCATCAGAGTGATGCTTTAGCTGGTAGTCGTAAAAGTATGTTGGCACAAGGGGATGCCATTACTGATCCATTAGCGATTCTCAGATATGCTCTTCCAATTGATAACGATACTGTCAGAAAAATCCAAGCAGATCTAGAAGACATTTCTAATCAATTACGTGGTAAACGCTGGGGAACAATTAGTCGGGATGTCAAAGATGCTAAAAATCTTTTAAATTATCGTCGCGAACAATTATTAGCGAGTATTCCGGAAGAACGTCAATCGCAAGCCTCTGCTTTACTAGAACAGATTAATACAGGCATCAGCAAACTTGAATCAGAATTAGAAGCCAAGGATAAAAATGCCATTTCCGAAACTAGAGCGGAAATACTCAACCAAATCGGACAATTAGAAGCTTTGATGGTAACGGGATTTCCTTTTGCCATACCAGAAGAATATACGAACTTACCTCAGTTGCTTGGTCGAGCTACCGTAGAAATAACCACTACCAAGGGAGATTTAACTATTGTAGTTGACGGTTATAGTGCGCCGATCAATGGTGGAAATTTCGTCGATTTGGTACAAAGAGGTTTTTATGACGGTTTGAATTTTATCCGTGCTGAAGATTTTTATGTCTTACAAGCAGGAGATCCTCCAGGCGAAGAGGAAGGTTTTATCGATCCTAAAACTAATCAATATCGAGCAATTCCTTTAGAAGTCTTGGTTAAAAATGATCCTGAACCAGTATATGGCGTTACTTTAGAAGAACTTGGTCGTTATTTAGACCAACCTGTACTGCCATTTAATGCTTATGGTGCAGTAGCTTTAGCTCGTCCAGCCAATGATCCTAATGGTGGTTCTTCTCAATTCTTTTTCTTCAAGTTTGATACCGAATTAACTCCTCCTGGTTATAACTTGATGGATGGACGTTATTCTGTCTTTGGTTATGTAGTTAAAGGAAAAGAGGTGTTAGAAGAGTTAACTGCGGACGATAAAATTATTTCAGCTAAGGTGATCGATGGTTTGGATAATTTAGTTCAACCCAAGGCTGGCTAGCAATAACTTCCGTCGATCATAAGGGGATGGTTGGGTTTGACTAGCAGAGGTGAAGGGAAGCTTCGGGTGCGACAGAAGCAACAACAAGCCTAGCGCAGCGAATCTATCTGTGAATGGTGAAGGTGCAATAGGAGAATTTACAAACAATAATAGTAGGTTTCTCCAGACCCTTCACTTCTATTTTTGACTAAAATAGCCCTACCTTATATCTCCAACCTTCTTTTTTTTCTCTA from Stanieria cyanosphaera PCC 7437 encodes:
- the efp gene encoding elongation factor P, with translation MISSNDFRTGVSIELDGSVWRVVEFLHVKPGKGSAFVRTKLKNVQTGSVVERTFRAGETVPQANLEKRTMQHTYKEGDDLVFMDMETYEEARLTPAQIGDRVQYIKEEMEVNVLFWNGQVMEVDLPTSVVLEVVDTDPGVKGDTATGGSKPAIVETGAQVMVPLFISIGERIKVDTRDGSYLGRE
- a CDS encoding GerMN domain-containing protein; translated protein: MHNQKQSRRFSLPLVAGIAGIILALGGGTAWLAKYAMEQSNQSSVPPVANDPPVTEVQPPVTSEPVKQEKQVEICWLNPTENKIELVTTTLTFEKSVQPNQVLETAFKNLLSGPDSEKYTTTIPKETKLLGLQTKPDGVRINLSQEFTSGGGSAAMSGRLAQVIYTATSLNPDAKVWIEVEGKPLETLGGEGLIINQPITRKDFETNFSL
- the accB gene encoding acetyl-CoA carboxylase biotin carboxyl carrier protein, with product MSINFQELRELLSAIAQTDIAELTLKSDEFELMVRKGTNIAPTATTIVTPGVTEVVPPPVPSKSVVLSNSTPETSPAPAIDKKWVEITSPMVGTFYRAPAPDESPFVDTGDRISKGQTVCIIEAMKLMNEIEAEVSGQVMEILVQNGEPVEYGQTLMWVNPD
- a CDS encoding LmeA family phospholipid-binding protein, whose amino-acid sequence is MELLTILLAGFFSILVPGGWAIERLASNNLSANLTKVEELAIRIENSPSYQLVFGKLGGIKLASRGVEVQPGLRIDTLELETDSIDVKLQDLSKGNLEQLRTSLNQPLQGGVRIILTEADLNRALQSPAIQNQLQEALNRLIARKAGSSISYQLINPRLELQDGNRLSLAVSLCRSFAHQNRVQSCSTDDEESKSELNLKLEWGIKTVAGRKIELVEPIGIVNGRPMSARLLTGFAQGISDRLDLNTLEENGIFARLLQLEIDQQQIALAGFVRMETFDSNLVNSIK
- a CDS encoding SDR family oxidoreductase; amino-acid sequence: MKPNFQEQHAIITGGSSGIGKATAKLLAQLGANISIIAREPYKLSQAQQEIQASTINSQQQVLTFAADVSDRIENETAIQQAIAHLGNPDLLITSAGIAHPGYFTEIPLEIFEKTMAVNYFGSLYTIKAVIPAMEKQGKGHIVLISSGAGLIGLYGYTPYSPSKFALRGLAEALRGELKPKNIAVSIVYPPDTDTPQLAAENQTKPEATKKITKTAQIWQPEAIAQEIIKGINHHQFAIAPGLEINILNRFHSLIAPLLNWYFDRIVEQVNQSAK
- a CDS encoding peptidylprolyl isomerase, with product MKTKTKSWYQLLLKTTTAAILALLMFLSSSLVNHQSDALAGSRKSMLAQGDAITDPLAILRYALPIDNDTVRKIQADLEDISNQLRGKRWGTISRDVKDAKNLLNYRREQLLASIPEERQSQASALLEQINTGISKLESELEAKDKNAISETRAEILNQIGQLEALMVTGFPFAIPEEYTNLPQLLGRATVEITTTKGDLTIVVDGYSAPINGGNFVDLVQRGFYDGLNFIRAEDFYVLQAGDPPGEEEGFIDPKTNQYRAIPLEVLVKNDPEPVYGVTLEELGRYLDQPVLPFNAYGAVALARPANDPNGGSSQFFFFKFDTELTPPGYNLMDGRYSVFGYVVKGKEVLEELTADDKIISAKVIDGLDNLVQPKAG